The following proteins come from a genomic window of Polyangiaceae bacterium:
- a CDS encoding aromatic ring-hydroxylating dioxygenase subunit alpha: MTRSFYDPKTLELELARVWKKCWLLACHESRLQDPGDFAALDVGPLSALVLRDAAGGVRAFANVCPHRGARLCDGTGSARSVTCPYHAFRFGLDGKLLGAPNVQEPPELSLVPLSASARFGFVWIAFSPDAEPIDHFLAPLAGELSARQLGDWGIESEVRVDVACNWKLSSEVHIEALHVPVLHSDISHAVDWQGAELTRLGRHARIDVRPRIDEVGHNVLLSVFPNVQLNLHPKQALVFRHRPHTTDPTRAWFDQIALSPKGSGAEPRTVAHEDPAIGAVTTADLRMAERLQRGLGTGLLPARTLTAAESPIAWFREALDEALAQR; encoded by the coding sequence ATGACCCGCTCCTTCTACGATCCGAAGACTCTGGAGCTCGAGCTCGCACGCGTGTGGAAGAAGTGCTGGCTGCTCGCCTGTCACGAAAGCCGCCTGCAAGACCCCGGGGACTTCGCCGCGCTCGACGTGGGGCCGCTCTCGGCGCTGGTGCTGCGGGACGCCGCCGGCGGCGTGCGCGCCTTCGCCAACGTGTGCCCGCACCGCGGCGCGCGGCTGTGCGACGGCACGGGCTCCGCGCGCTCGGTCACCTGCCCCTACCACGCGTTCCGCTTCGGCCTCGACGGCAAGCTGCTCGGCGCGCCCAACGTGCAGGAGCCGCCGGAGCTTTCCCTGGTGCCGCTGTCCGCCAGCGCACGCTTCGGCTTCGTGTGGATCGCGTTCTCCCCCGACGCCGAGCCCATCGACCACTTCCTGGCCCCTCTGGCAGGCGAGCTCTCCGCGCGACAGCTCGGCGATTGGGGCATCGAGAGCGAAGTCCGGGTCGACGTCGCCTGCAACTGGAAGCTCTCGAGCGAGGTACACATCGAGGCGCTGCACGTCCCGGTGCTGCACTCGGACATCTCCCACGCCGTGGACTGGCAGGGCGCAGAGCTCACGCGCCTCGGTCGCCACGCGCGCATCGACGTTCGGCCGCGCATCGACGAAGTGGGGCACAACGTGCTCCTCTCGGTGTTCCCCAACGTGCAGCTGAACCTGCACCCGAAGCAGGCGCTGGTGTTCCGCCATCGGCCGCACACCACGGACCCAACGCGGGCGTGGTTCGATCAGATCGCGCTGTCGCCCAAGGGCAGCGGCGCAGAGCCGCGCACCGTGGCGCACGAAGATCCCGCCATCGGCGCCGTCACCACGGCGGATCTGCGCATGGCGGAACGACTGCAGCGGGGTCTCGGCACCGGCCTCTTGCCGGCGCGCACCCTCACCGCGGCGGAGAGCCCCATCGCCTGGTTCCGTGAGGCGCTGGACGAAGCCCTGGCACAGCGCTGA